From Veillonella dispar, one genomic window encodes:
- the menH gene encoding 2-succinyl-6-hydroxy-2,4-cyclohexadiene-1-carboxylate synthase: MSQYFCSIVDNALRNPAQRMYFDLGEYRYGLTIVGDGEPIVCFHGFSESSYTWDAINLPGYRVIRIDLIGHGDSDIPDEDKAYTIPQMIEDLHTVIYHMVGDRYYLMGYSMGARIALSYALEYESEIKGLILESGSVGIASDAERLERRKADEDLAVHIENHDGAWFATRWAEAPIFESQKQLSEGVEELIYLRRSNNSTYALACTLRGSGQGVMPYVGDKLEKFSVEGLYVSGALDTKYTTIGRDVFGKLPNFKHVIVEGAGHNVHIEKPQMFEQAVLDFLHKKG, translated from the coding sequence ATGAGTCAGTATTTTTGCAGTATTGTAGATAATGCTTTGCGTAATCCAGCTCAGCGCATGTACTTTGATTTGGGTGAATACCGCTACGGCTTGACTATAGTTGGCGATGGAGAACCTATTGTGTGTTTCCATGGCTTCTCTGAATCGAGCTATACTTGGGATGCTATTAATCTTCCCGGTTATCGCGTTATCCGTATCGACTTGATTGGTCATGGTGATTCCGATATTCCTGATGAAGATAAGGCGTATACGATCCCTCAAATGATAGAGGATTTGCATACCGTTATTTATCATATGGTTGGTGATAGATATTACCTCATGGGCTACTCCATGGGGGCCCGCATAGCGCTTTCTTATGCTTTGGAATATGAAAGTGAAATCAAAGGGCTCATCCTTGAAAGTGGCTCTGTAGGTATCGCCTCTGACGCTGAGCGATTAGAGCGCCGTAAGGCCGATGAAGATTTAGCGGTTCACATTGAAAATCATGATGGTGCTTGGTTTGCTACACGTTGGGCGGAGGCTCCTATTTTTGAAAGTCAAAAGCAACTTTCAGAGGGTGTAGAGGAATTAATCTATCTACGTCGTTCCAATAATAGTACATACGCCTTAGCCTGTACCTTGCGTGGCTCAGGTCAAGGTGTCATGCCTTATGTGGGGGATAAATTAGAAAAATTCTCTGTTGAAGGCCTATATGTGAGTGGCGCACTAGATACAAAATATACTACAATAGGAAGAGATGTATTTGGCAAGTTGCCAAACTTTAAACATGTCATCGTCGAAGGAGCGGGGCATAATGTACATATAGAAAAACCGCAAATGTTTGAACAAGCGGTATTAGATTTTTTACACAAGAAAGGTTAA
- the menB gene encoding 1,4-dihydroxy-2-naphthoyl-CoA synthase, whose translation MSKFDWKVLDRNYEDVIYETYNGIAKITINRPQVRNAFRPKTVMELIDAFTVAREDNEVGVIVLTGANHGQGEDKEAFCSGGDQSVRGHGGYVGEDNVPRLNVLDLQRLIRVIPKPVIAMVNGFAIGGGHVLHIVCDLTIASENAKFGQTGPRVGSFDAGYGAGYLARMIGHKRAREVWFLCRQYTAAQAYEMGMVNCVVPFDKLEEETVQWCNEILELSPMALRMLKGAFNADTDGLAGLQQFAGDATLMYYTIDEAKEGRDAFKEKRKPNFKQFPKFP comes from the coding sequence ATGAGCAAATTTGATTGGAAAGTATTGGATCGTAATTATGAAGATGTAATTTACGAAACATATAATGGCATTGCAAAGATTACTATTAATCGCCCACAGGTACGTAACGCGTTCCGTCCTAAAACTGTTATGGAGTTAATCGATGCTTTCACAGTAGCTCGTGAAGATAACGAAGTAGGCGTAATTGTATTGACTGGTGCAAACCACGGTCAAGGTGAAGATAAAGAGGCATTCTGCTCTGGTGGTGACCAAAGCGTACGCGGCCATGGTGGTTATGTAGGTGAAGATAATGTGCCTCGCTTAAATGTTCTTGATTTGCAACGTTTGATTCGCGTTATCCCAAAACCTGTTATCGCTATGGTTAACGGTTTTGCTATTGGTGGCGGTCATGTATTGCACATCGTATGTGACCTTACCATCGCTTCTGAAAATGCCAAATTTGGCCAAACTGGTCCTCGCGTAGGTTCCTTCGACGCTGGTTATGGTGCAGGTTACTTGGCTCGCATGATCGGTCATAAACGCGCTCGCGAAGTATGGTTCTTGTGCCGTCAATACACAGCTGCTCAAGCCTATGAAATGGGCATGGTTAACTGTGTTGTACCATTCGACAAATTGGAAGAAGAAACAGTTCAATGGTGTAACGAAATTCTTGAATTGTCCCCAATGGCATTGCGCATGTTGAAAGGTGCCTTCAACGCCGATACTGATGGTCTTGCAGGCTTACAACAATTTGCAGGGGACGCTACATTGATGTACTACACAATCGATGAAGCAAAAGAAGGCCGTGATGCGTTCAAAGAAAAACGTAAACCGAACTTCAAACAATTCCCTAAATTCCCTTAA
- the purH gene encoding bifunctional phosphoribosylaminoimidazolecarboxamide formyltransferase/IMP cyclohydrolase, with protein sequence MIKNALLSVSDKTGIVDFAKGLVELGVTIYSTGGTLKAITDAGITAKAVESLTGFPEMMDGRVKTLHPKVHGGILAIRDNTEHQKAMADHGIEPIDLVVVNLYPFRETIAKPNVSLEEAIENIDIGGPTMVRSAAKNHAYVGIVVNPNHYDEILTMLKEHGELTKEYRFGLAKEAFAHTAAYDVAIANYMSSILNEGPTPPEYLSAYEKVTDLRYGENPHQKAAFYKEIGKAHGMGALKQLHGKELSYNNIVDMEAAWNMVWEFADPAACIIKHTNPCGAATAATLHDAYVNAYEADSVSAFGGIVALNREVDAATAGEMSKIFLEVIMAPAFTKEALHILEAKKNIRLIELSKPESGQVTVKKVSGGLLVQTEDDIQEDRAHYKVVTKVQPTEEQWKALEFAWKLVKHVKSNAILISNEKRTLGVGAGQMNRVGSAKIALEQAGEAAKGAVLASDAFFPFGDTVETSAKHGIAAIIQPGGSIRDEESIKAADEAGISMVFTSIRHFKH encoded by the coding sequence ATGATTAAAAATGCATTACTTAGTGTTTCTGATAAAACAGGTATTGTAGACTTTGCAAAGGGATTAGTTGAATTAGGTGTAACCATTTATTCCACAGGTGGTACCCTTAAGGCTATTACCGATGCGGGCATTACAGCAAAAGCTGTAGAATCTTTGACTGGTTTTCCTGAAATGATGGACGGCCGTGTAAAGACATTACATCCAAAGGTTCATGGTGGTATTTTGGCAATCCGCGATAATACGGAACATCAAAAAGCTATGGCTGATCACGGTATTGAACCAATTGACCTTGTGGTTGTCAATCTCTATCCATTCCGTGAAACCATTGCAAAACCAAATGTATCCTTAGAGGAAGCTATTGAAAATATCGATATCGGCGGTCCTACCATGGTGCGCTCTGCTGCAAAGAACCATGCGTATGTGGGCATTGTAGTAAACCCAAATCATTATGACGAAATCTTAACAATGCTTAAAGAACATGGGGAATTGACTAAGGAATATCGCTTTGGTCTAGCGAAAGAGGCCTTTGCTCATACTGCAGCTTATGACGTAGCTATTGCTAACTACATGAGTAGTATCTTGAACGAAGGTCCTACACCTCCAGAATATTTAAGTGCTTATGAAAAGGTAACAGACCTTCGCTATGGGGAAAATCCGCATCAAAAAGCGGCATTCTACAAAGAAATCGGTAAAGCCCATGGCATGGGCGCTTTGAAACAACTCCATGGTAAAGAGCTTTCTTATAACAATATCGTAGATATGGAAGCAGCTTGGAATATGGTGTGGGAGTTTGCAGATCCTGCAGCATGTATCATTAAGCATACAAACCCATGTGGTGCAGCTACAGCAGCTACATTGCATGATGCTTACGTAAATGCTTACGAAGCAGACTCCGTATCTGCCTTTGGTGGTATCGTGGCTTTAAACCGTGAAGTTGATGCTGCTACTGCCGGAGAAATGAGCAAAATTTTCTTAGAAGTCATTATGGCACCTGCTTTCACAAAAGAAGCATTACACATCCTTGAAGCAAAGAAGAATATTCGTCTCATTGAGTTATCTAAACCTGAGTCTGGACAAGTGACAGTGAAAAAAGTCTCTGGTGGTCTATTGGTGCAAACAGAGGATGATATCCAAGAAGACCGCGCTCACTATAAAGTAGTTACGAAGGTACAACCAACAGAGGAACAATGGAAAGCCCTTGAATTTGCTTGGAAGCTTGTAAAACATGTAAAATCCAACGCTATTTTGATTTCTAATGAAAAACGTACCCTCGGTGTGGGGGCTGGTCAAATGAACCGCGTTGGTTCTGCGAAAATTGCCCTTGAACAAGCTGGTGAAGCTGCTAAAGGCGCTGTATTAGCTTCTGATGCATTCTTCCCATTCGGTGATACTGTAGAGACATCGGCAAAACATGGTATTGCAGCTATTATTCAACCGGGTGGCTCTATTCGAGACGAAGAATCCATCAAGGCTGCCGACGAAGCGGGCATTTCTATGGTATTTACAAGTATTCGTCACTTTAAACATTAA
- the menE gene encoding o-succinylbenzoate--CoA ligase, with the protein MEWLRYGAQHYPDRICINEYTYKDIYGGVLHVASELLPLESSRVAILSDNSVIMAIYVLAAMLAHKEVLLLNVHLKPNEIENQLKQLGVTTVLHSQDRRNQLPDSMCVIEFEPLETILADRVLEDIFDWTFNDTDIAAIMNTSATTGQFKSVPLRWRQIRAHVQASQEVLGKTEQDNWLMVLPLFHVSGLSILMRSLYNGTAITILTKYDEAKVLELIETEKINMMSLVPTILTQLEPKITHHTLRVILLGGEFIPMALIDACEKKLLPIYKTYGMTETFSQSVTFSVLDYPHKRDSVGKPLPGMQIRIDSPDADGVGEIHLTGPMVMTGYIGKEPIDGDLNTDDIGYVDEDGFVYILNRRKDLIISGGENIYPKELEDLVYTLPSVKECAVVPVSDPKWGQVPALFVAFHDGESMTSDEILSFMTQSLAKYKIPKYVKILPALPRNGTGKIVRNELRLED; encoded by the coding sequence ATGGAATGGTTACGGTATGGTGCACAGCACTATCCTGATCGCATATGTATAAATGAATATACCTATAAAGATATATATGGCGGTGTGCTTCATGTGGCTAGTGAATTGCTACCTCTTGAAAGCTCCCGTGTGGCCATTTTATCGGACAACTCTGTGATTATGGCAATCTATGTGTTGGCTGCTATGCTAGCTCATAAAGAGGTACTATTACTTAATGTACATCTTAAGCCTAATGAGATAGAAAACCAATTGAAACAATTAGGTGTTACCACCGTTTTACATAGTCAAGACCGACGGAATCAACTGCCTGATTCAATGTGTGTTATTGAGTTTGAACCTCTAGAAACTATTCTAGCTGACCGAGTTTTAGAAGATATCTTTGATTGGACATTTAATGATACAGACATTGCAGCTATTATGAACACTAGCGCTACAACAGGTCAGTTTAAATCAGTACCCCTTCGATGGAGGCAAATTAGAGCTCATGTACAAGCGTCTCAAGAGGTGTTAGGTAAAACCGAACAAGATAATTGGCTTATGGTATTACCGCTATTTCATGTCAGTGGATTATCTATCTTGATGCGATCACTTTATAATGGAACGGCTATCACTATATTGACTAAATACGATGAGGCGAAGGTTTTAGAACTCATTGAAACCGAGAAAATTAATATGATGTCTCTCGTGCCTACTATTTTAACTCAATTAGAACCGAAGATTACACATCATACATTACGAGTGATTCTGCTGGGTGGCGAGTTCATTCCGATGGCCTTAATCGATGCTTGTGAAAAGAAATTGTTACCAATTTACAAGACCTATGGCATGACTGAAACCTTTAGTCAAAGTGTGACATTCTCCGTATTGGATTACCCTCATAAACGAGATTCTGTAGGCAAACCATTACCAGGGATGCAGATTCGCATTGATAGTCCTGATGCGGATGGAGTAGGGGAAATCCATTTGACAGGTCCCATGGTTATGACTGGGTATATCGGCAAGGAGCCTATTGATGGTGACCTTAATACCGATGATATCGGCTATGTTGATGAAGACGGTTTTGTGTATATTCTGAATCGCCGCAAGGATCTCATCATTTCTGGTGGAGAAAATATTTATCCTAAGGAATTAGAGGATTTAGTCTACACATTGCCATCAGTCAAGGAATGTGCGGTTGTACCTGTATCTGATCCTAAATGGGGCCAAGTACCAGCACTCTTTGTGGCTTTTCACGATGGTGAAAGTATGACGTCTGATGAGATTTTATCCTTTATGACTCAGTCCTTGGCGAAGTATAAGATTCCTAAATATGTAAAAATTTTACCTGCATTACCTCGTAATGGCACAGGTAAAATTGTGCGCAATGAACTACGTTTAGAAGATTGA
- the purD gene encoding phosphoribosylamine--glycine ligase, which yields MKVCVIGSGGREHALAWRLSISPSVTKVYAIPGSAAMSDCAELVGIDWQQSNHLIRFLKDNHIDLVVVGPEAPLVAGLADALNAAGIPVFGPSKAAAQLEGSKVFAKDLMKKYNIPTAAYGVFHKVDEAKEFISQTGAPIVVKADGLAAGKGVVVAMTIDEANAAVEDMLSGNRFGEAGSTVVIEEFMEGEEASLLAFVDGKTVVPMIASQDHKRIFDGDKGPNTGGMGTYAPAPVLTDALRDEAMKTILEPMVAAMEKEGMPYVGCLYAGLMITPQGPKVVEFNARFGDPETQVVLPLLDSDLGQVMMACATGTLTADMVKWKDSSAACVILASKGYPETSSKGDVIHGDIKQHDTTIVFHSGTKLVGEEYVTNGGRVLGVVGLGKDLRTALDRAYGRIEHIDFEGMQYRTDIGAKAFK from the coding sequence ATGAAAGTATGTGTAATCGGTAGCGGCGGCCGCGAACATGCATTGGCATGGCGATTGTCCATCAGCCCTAGCGTAACAAAGGTATATGCCATTCCTGGTAGTGCGGCCATGTCAGATTGTGCAGAGCTAGTCGGCATTGATTGGCAGCAAAGCAATCATTTAATACGTTTTTTGAAAGATAATCATATTGACTTAGTCGTTGTTGGTCCAGAGGCTCCTCTTGTAGCAGGACTAGCAGATGCACTCAATGCAGCTGGAATTCCTGTGTTTGGTCCCTCTAAAGCAGCTGCTCAGCTAGAAGGATCCAAAGTGTTCGCCAAAGATTTAATGAAAAAATACAATATCCCAACGGCTGCCTATGGTGTGTTTCACAAGGTAGACGAAGCAAAAGAATTTATCAGTCAAACTGGTGCTCCTATTGTAGTTAAAGCTGATGGTTTAGCCGCTGGCAAGGGTGTTGTAGTGGCTATGACTATTGACGAAGCAAATGCAGCTGTAGAAGATATGCTCAGCGGCAATCGCTTTGGAGAGGCTGGTAGTACCGTAGTTATTGAAGAGTTCATGGAAGGTGAAGAAGCGAGCTTGCTTGCTTTTGTAGATGGCAAAACAGTAGTTCCTATGATTGCATCTCAAGACCATAAACGCATTTTTGATGGAGATAAAGGTCCTAATACAGGTGGCATGGGTACCTATGCACCAGCGCCAGTGCTTACTGATGCATTACGAGATGAGGCGATGAAGACAATTTTAGAACCTATGGTAGCTGCCATGGAGAAAGAGGGGATGCCTTATGTGGGCTGTCTCTATGCAGGTCTTATGATTACGCCTCAAGGCCCTAAGGTTGTAGAATTTAATGCCCGCTTTGGCGATCCTGAAACACAAGTAGTATTGCCATTACTTGATAGTGACTTAGGTCAAGTTATGATGGCTTGTGCCACAGGCACATTAACAGCTGATATGGTGAAATGGAAAGACTCCTCGGCAGCTTGTGTCATTCTTGCTTCTAAAGGGTACCCTGAAACATCCTCCAAGGGTGATGTGATTCATGGTGATATTAAACAACATGATACAACCATCGTATTCCACTCTGGCACAAAACTTGTTGGGGAAGAATATGTTACAAATGGCGGCCGCGTGCTTGGCGTTGTGGGCCTTGGTAAAGACCTTAGAACAGCGCTCGATAGAGCTTATGGACGTATAGAACACATTGATTTTGAGGGCATGCAATATCGTACAGATATTGGGGCGAAAGCTTTCAAATAA
- a CDS encoding PaaI family thioesterase yields MNLIEALQIEKPHMTSDTTCVAKMNLGDFHKQPQGYLNGGATLAFAEIVAGMMSNELIGADKFGVGQSITANHVRPARCEGALTAHGTLLVKGKTSHVWRFDMKDDAERLISQVTVTLAIVDFDR; encoded by the coding sequence ATGAATTTGATTGAAGCTTTACAAATTGAAAAGCCTCATATGACAAGTGATACTACATGTGTGGCAAAAATGAACTTAGGCGACTTTCACAAGCAACCGCAAGGTTACTTGAATGGAGGAGCGACCCTAGCCTTTGCAGAAATTGTAGCGGGAATGATGAGTAACGAACTCATTGGTGCTGATAAATTTGGTGTAGGTCAATCTATTACAGCTAACCACGTGCGCCCCGCACGATGTGAAGGCGCTTTAACAGCCCATGGTACACTATTAGTAAAAGGGAAAACCTCACATGTGTGGCGATTTGATATGAAGGATGATGCAGAACGACTCATCTCACAGGTGACCGTAACATTAGCCATTGTGGACTTTGATCGGTAA
- the menD gene encoding 2-succinyl-5-enolpyruvyl-6-hydroxy-3-cyclohexene-1-carboxylic-acid synthase has translation MNEYIAALVDEFYQLGVRHAVFSPGSRSTTMAMLFKEHEGFETYMNIDERSASFMALGIAKAHKEPTVLVCTSGSAVAHYLPAVLEAQYSRVPLIILSADRPHTLLHVGAPQTVDQHKIFGTAVNYYEELAVPQEAHYYTYPRQVARKAYMKAMDTKKGPVHINVPLFEPLVPELSRNHFEAGRSSFKVVKPNYGSVFDCRHENDLTHINTATDIAHGPNSKEKTNNLLEKFERILILAGPQIDIDEANTIRSFGEALQAPILADPLSNVRRRYNSEGNQSSKECVDASNVVISTYDALLAGQALWHELKPDCVIQFGQIVVSKRVQQMIASWTDAEYIEVNPTMDSMNPTGKTTMHMQASIDVFTHLYGKNNSSDTYLKIWQRLEQEGKKQLSTAIDEPHCFEGRTIRELQEHIPEDGQIFVANSMTIRDFDYFWFSGESRAVLYGNRGVNGIDGTISTALGLAANGKPTYLVTGDLSLFHDLNGLAVAKTHNLNLTIILHNNDGGGIFEYLPQKGTKHFDYLFSTSQGLDYSGAAKLYGCGYTKISSPDELSSVLANVSQETGVHIIEIPTNREYSRELHKKYTKVSVDMEALL, from the coding sequence ATGAATGAATATATTGCTGCCTTGGTAGACGAGTTCTACCAACTCGGCGTCCGTCATGCGGTGTTTAGCCCTGGTTCTCGTTCTACGACGATGGCCATGCTGTTCAAGGAGCATGAAGGATTTGAAACCTATATGAATATAGATGAGCGCTCTGCTAGTTTTATGGCTCTTGGTATTGCAAAGGCTCATAAAGAACCAACTGTACTCGTATGTACCTCAGGTTCTGCTGTGGCCCATTATTTGCCAGCTGTTTTGGAAGCTCAATATAGCAGGGTTCCACTTATCATACTATCTGCCGATAGACCTCATACATTATTGCATGTAGGGGCTCCTCAGACTGTAGATCAACACAAAATCTTTGGCACTGCGGTAAACTACTATGAAGAATTAGCAGTACCTCAAGAGGCTCATTACTATACATATCCACGCCAAGTGGCTCGTAAAGCGTATATGAAAGCGATGGATACTAAAAAAGGGCCGGTCCATATTAATGTGCCTCTCTTTGAACCATTGGTACCAGAATTGAGTCGTAACCATTTTGAGGCTGGTCGCAGTTCCTTTAAAGTGGTTAAGCCAAACTATGGTAGTGTATTTGACTGTCGCCATGAAAATGATTTGACTCATATTAATACTGCTACTGATATTGCTCATGGTCCTAATAGTAAAGAAAAGACTAATAATTTATTAGAAAAATTTGAACGTATCCTTATCCTAGCAGGCCCACAAATCGATATAGATGAAGCTAATACGATTCGTTCCTTTGGGGAGGCTTTACAAGCCCCTATTTTGGCCGATCCGTTGTCTAATGTAAGACGACGTTATAACTCGGAAGGTAATCAAAGTAGCAAGGAGTGTGTCGATGCTAGTAATGTTGTTATCTCTACGTATGATGCATTATTAGCAGGGCAAGCTCTTTGGCATGAGTTGAAACCAGATTGTGTAATTCAGTTTGGTCAAATTGTTGTATCGAAACGTGTACAACAGATGATTGCTAGCTGGACTGATGCGGAGTATATCGAGGTAAATCCTACCATGGACTCCATGAATCCAACAGGTAAAACTACGATGCATATGCAAGCTAGCATTGATGTATTTACACATTTGTATGGCAAAAATAATAGCTCTGATACGTACTTAAAAATATGGCAACGGTTAGAACAAGAGGGTAAAAAACAACTAAGTACAGCTATTGATGAGCCTCATTGCTTTGAAGGCCGAACTATACGCGAGCTACAAGAACACATTCCTGAAGATGGACAAATTTTTGTTGCCAATAGTATGACGATTCGCGATTTTGATTACTTCTGGTTCAGTGGAGAATCTAGAGCGGTTCTTTACGGCAATCGAGGTGTCAATGGTATTGATGGCACTATTTCTACGGCTCTAGGACTTGCAGCCAATGGTAAACCTACGTATTTAGTAACAGGGGATTTATCCTTGTTCCACGATTTGAATGGCTTGGCTGTAGCTAAAACCCATAATTTAAACTTAACCATTATTTTGCATAATAATGATGGAGGCGGTATTTTTGAATACTTACCTCAAAAGGGGACAAAGCATTTTGACTATTTGTTCTCCACATCACAAGGCTTAGATTACAGTGGGGCTGCAAAACTCTATGGTTGTGGCTATACTAAAATCTCCAGTCCCGATGAGTTGAGTTCTGTATTGGCTAATGTTAGCCAAGAAACCGGCGTTCATATCATTGAGATTCCTACAAATCGGGAATATAGCAGAGAATTGCATAAGAAATATACAAAGGTTTCAGTTGATATGGAGGCATTACTATGA
- a CDS encoding isochorismate synthase, whose protein sequence is MKYNKEPLKLNSPVSFWMNFPNEERVFWVDRQSDRIVVGAKRLATVKDDDDRHNYAYVFYGDTFFDTVKDPKWSNMGHEMIAFTHYYIVENGESFYLHAGESVPIENYEVPRVHHNYKETSDDKADWDRLMNAIANGISSGEMTKVVSSREVEFTSETPYNVASILANLVDNNPNCFIFGYEKDGRTFVGASPEILVRHRGSEILSYALAGTAPKDGPNAWTEEQLLTSEKNLIEHNIVRDRIVNTMKQITSDVTVGETGIMELSHLYHLRTIITAKDSTKSLVEWAKLLHPTPALGGEPREKALALLQEYESHERGMYAAPFGFMKDMGDGIVVVAIRSALIMDNVLYAYAGCGVVADSDADEEYAETNNKMRTILDAL, encoded by the coding sequence ATGAAATATAACAAAGAACCGTTAAAACTGAATAGTCCGGTATCATTTTGGATGAATTTCCCCAATGAAGAACGCGTGTTTTGGGTGGATCGCCAAAGTGACCGCATCGTTGTGGGCGCTAAACGTCTAGCGACGGTTAAAGATGATGACGATCGCCATAATTACGCTTATGTATTTTATGGGGATACTTTTTTTGATACTGTAAAAGACCCTAAATGGTCTAATATGGGCCATGAAATGATTGCTTTTACCCATTATTACATCGTAGAAAATGGAGAGTCCTTCTATCTACATGCTGGTGAAAGTGTACCGATTGAGAATTATGAGGTGCCTCGAGTTCATCACAACTACAAAGAAACCAGTGATGATAAGGCGGATTGGGACCGATTGATGAATGCTATTGCCAATGGTATTAGCAGTGGTGAGATGACTAAGGTCGTCTCCTCTCGCGAGGTGGAATTCACTAGCGAAACACCATACAATGTGGCAAGTATCTTAGCTAATTTAGTCGATAATAATCCAAATTGCTTTATCTTTGGCTATGAAAAGGATGGGCGTACCTTTGTAGGGGCATCGCCAGAAATTTTAGTCCGCCATCGTGGCAGTGAAATACTTAGCTATGCACTAGCTGGAACAGCCCCAAAGGATGGTCCTAATGCGTGGACAGAGGAGCAATTACTAACCAGTGAGAAAAATCTTATAGAACATAATATTGTTCGTGACCGTATCGTGAATACGATGAAACAAATCACTTCAGATGTTACGGTGGGGGAAACGGGCATTATGGAGTTATCTCACCTCTATCATTTGCGTACCATAATTACTGCAAAGGATAGTACAAAATCTCTTGTGGAATGGGCCAAATTATTACACCCTACACCAGCCCTTGGTGGTGAACCTCGAGAAAAGGCGCTAGCATTATTACAAGAGTATGAATCCCATGAGCGCGGTATGTACGCAGCGCCTTTTGGCTTTATGAAGGATATGGGGGACGGCATCGTTGTAGTTGCTATACGATCTGCTCTTATCATGGATAATGTATTGTATGCCTATGCAGGATGTGGCGTTGTAGCTGATTCTGATGCGGATGAAGAATACGCTGAAACTAATAATAAAATGCGCACCATTCTTGATGCCTTATAA
- the menC gene encoding o-succinylbenzoate synthase, translated as MNDILNFKSITTYRLKLPLQFNFKTAKGEVKERETIIIRIEDQQGYVGYGECVAFTEPFYTAETVDTCWQKLVDDYIFNLRMMRPKPLMTYVRQLQFWLNRDHMPMTIAAVENALVNLHCERLGVNSVSYIMGQPLQDTIESGVVIGDVPMNQLLERVEGHVANGCKRIKIKINPTDGYERISLIRKHYPHLVLAADANQSYSYDDIDKVCQFNDLKLACIEEPFAMTTLQSYKEWKWERLNNDDWHIETPICLDESILGYDDLSYAIEYGLIDVLNIKVGRMGGLVPTKAAINLCRECRIPYWVGSMVESGISKMLHAQLAALGDSYMAGDLSDSNRYFERDLIYPDLTFKNGVMHVPDGDGLGVTVFDDRLEAYCMEKRTL; from the coding sequence ATGAATGATATTTTAAACTTTAAAAGTATAACTACATATCGCCTTAAATTGCCACTACAGTTTAACTTTAAAACTGCCAAAGGTGAAGTAAAAGAACGAGAAACGATCATCATTCGCATCGAGGATCAACAAGGGTATGTAGGTTATGGGGAATGCGTGGCTTTTACAGAGCCCTTTTATACAGCCGAGACGGTGGATACGTGTTGGCAAAAACTAGTAGATGATTATATCTTTAATTTGCGCATGATGCGGCCTAAGCCGCTTATGACCTATGTACGGCAGCTGCAATTCTGGCTAAATCGAGATCATATGCCTATGACCATTGCTGCTGTAGAAAATGCCCTTGTCAATCTTCATTGTGAAAGACTTGGTGTGAACTCTGTTTCCTATATTATGGGGCAGCCCTTACAAGATACCATTGAAAGTGGCGTTGTTATCGGTGATGTACCGATGAATCAATTGTTAGAACGGGTAGAAGGACATGTTGCAAACGGTTGTAAGCGCATTAAAATAAAGATAAACCCTACAGACGGCTATGAACGAATAAGTTTAATTCGTAAACACTATCCCCATTTAGTATTGGCGGCCGATGCAAACCAAAGCTATTCTTATGATGATATTGATAAGGTCTGTCAATTTAACGATTTGAAGTTAGCTTGTATAGAAGAGCCCTTTGCTATGACTACGCTTCAATCCTATAAGGAATGGAAGTGGGAACGCCTTAATAACGATGATTGGCATATTGAAACGCCTATCTGTTTAGATGAATCCATATTGGGCTATGACGACTTATCCTATGCTATTGAATATGGTTTGATTGACGTACTCAACATAAAAGTAGGCCGCATGGGTGGTCTCGTACCTACTAAAGCAGCTATTAATCTTTGTAGAGAATGCCGTATTCCGTATTGGGTGGGTAGCATGGTAGAGTCGGGCATTTCTAAAATGTTGCACGCTCAACTAGCGGCTCTAGGTGATTCCTATATGGCAGGAGACCTATCGGATTCTAATAGATACTTTGAACGAGACCTCATCTATCCTGACCTCACTTTTAAAAATGGTGTAATGCACGTACCTGATGGTGATGGGCTAGGTGTAACTGTTTTTGACGATAGATTAGAAGCGTATTGTATGGAGAAACGAACACTATGA